The DNA sequence TCCCGTGGACGACGCTGACCGGGCGGGCCTGAAAAGTCGGCAGACCCCGTTCGTGTTTCCCGTGGTCGCGGTGCCTCACCCTGATCTGTGCAGGTGCCCGGTCCACCGTCGCGGGTGTCCGGGCTTGATCCATGATGATCGAGGTGAGTCATGACCAAGGCCAAGCGTGAGAAGGCGGCCAAGTGGCTGAGAGACTCCGCTGCGGTTCGCTGTCCGGACTGGTGCGTGGGCGGCCACCGGACCGGCGACCACCCGGTGGACAGACGACACTTTTCGCGGTGGGAATACCAGTTCCGTCCCGTGCTGATGGCGCCCAAGATCTTTCGGCCGCGCAAGGATGGCTCAGGCCTTCACGATGTCTCGTCGTGGAAGTTGGAGGTCTACGTCGCACAAGGGTGGCAGCAGTTTGAGCCCCGGATCGAGATCATGTCCGACTCCGGTGACAAACCGATCGGGGAAGGAATCAAGCTGACTCTCCGGGACGCCCGGAAGCTTCGGGCCGCTCTCGGCAAAGCTCTCGAGGTGGCGCAGTCGAGCTGAACCGGGCCTGAAACGCGGAAGAACCCCGCCACCGGGGTGACGGGGTTCTTCCGTGAGTACGACTCAGTCCAGGTAGTCCCGCAGGACCTGGGACCGCGACGGGTGGCGCAGCTTCGACATCGTCTTCGACTCGATCTGCCGGATGCGCTCACGGGTCACCCCGTACACCTGGCCGATCTCGTCGAGCGTGCGCGGCTGGCCGTCGGTGAGGCCGAAGCGCAGGCGGACCACGCCGGCTTCGCGCTCGGACAGCGTCTGCAGCACCGACTGGAGCTGGTCCTGCAGCAGCGTGAACGACACCGCGTCGACCGCGACGACCGCTTCGGAGTCTTCGATGAAGTCACCGAGCTGCGAGTCGCCCTCGTCGCCGATCGTCTGGTCGAGCGAGATCGGCTCGCGCGCGTACTGCTGGATCTCCAGGACCTTCTCCGGGGAGATGTCCATTTCCTTCGCGAGTTCCTCGGGGGTGGGCTCACGCCCGAGGTCCTGCAGCAGCTCACGCTGTATGCGGCCGAGCTTGTTGATGACCTCGACCATGTGCACCGGGATGCGGATGGTGCGGGCCTGGTCGGCCATCGCGCGGGTGATCGCCTGGCGGATCCACCACGTGGCGTACGTCGAGAACTTGTAGCCCTTGGTGTAGTCGAACTTCTCCACCGCGCGGATCAGGCCGAGGTTGCCCTCCTGGATCAGGTCCAGGAACGCCATGCCGCGGCCGGTGTAGCGCTTGGCCAGCGAAACCACGAGCCGGAGGTTCGCCTCCAGCAGGTGGTTCTTGGCGCGCTCGCCGTCGCGCACGATCCACTTGAGATCGCGGCGCATCTGGGTGACGAGCTTCTCGCCCTCCTCCTCGGCGGTGCGCACGCGCTCGGCGGCGTAGAGCCCGGCCTCGATCCGCTTGGCCAGCTCCACCTCCTCCTCCGCGTTCAGCAGCGCGACCTTGCCGATCTGCTTGAGGTAGGCACGCACGGAGTCGGCGGACGCGGTGAGCTCGGCGTCCTTGCGCGCCTGGCGCAGCGCCTCGGACTCCTCCTCGTCCCAGACGAAGTCCGGGTTGTCGGAGCTCTTCGCGGCGGCCTTGTCGGCGGCGGCACCACGACGGCGCTGGGCCGGGGTCTCCTCGTCGTCCTCTTCGTCATCGTCGTCGTCGGCCGCGGCGGCGTCCGGCTCGTCGTTGACGGTCTCGTCGACGACGTCGACCTCGACCTCTTCCAGGTCCGACAGGTCGGGCGAGTCGAGTTCGGCTTCGTCGAGTTCGCCAGGACCGTCCGGATCGCCGTCTTCGGTCTTCGCGCCCTTGGTCACGGCCTTCTTCGCGGGGGCCTTCTTGGCCGGCGCCTTCTTGGCGGTGGTGGTCTTGCGGGCCGCAGGCTTCGCCGTCCCGGTGGCTGCCTCTTCGGCCGGCTCGCCGGCTGCGGTCGCTGTCTTCGTCCCGCCTCGGGTTGCGGTTCTTGCGGCTGCCACTTACGCCCTTTCGCAGCGGTCGATCATGACGAGCAACGGCCTGGCGGCCACTGCTGCCTCACATTCGGGGATCACGCCTCGGCCTGCGGTTTTGACCTCCGCAGCCGTGGGCCGTGTTCCATTGTAACGACGGTACGCGCATGAGGTGCGAAGCGATCACCCTCAGCCCCGCCGCGAGCACCGGATCAGTGCTGGATGCCCTCGGCCGCGGCGGCCGCGGCGCCGACGATCCCGGCGTTGTTCTGCAGCGTCGCCACCAGCACCGGAGTGCGGATGTCCAGCAGCGGCACCCATTTCTCGGCCTTCTTGCTGACCCCGCCGCCGACGATGAACAGATCCGGCCAGATCAGGTTCTCGAGCACGGTCAGATAACGGTGCACCCGCTTGGCCCATTCGGGGTACGAGAGCCCCTCGTTGTCCTTCACCGACGCCGCCGCGCGCTTCTCCGCGTCGTGGCCGTCGATCTCCAGGTGGCCGAACTCGGTGTTCGGGACGAGCTTGCCGTCCTGGAACACCGCGCTGCCGATCCCGGTGCCGAAGGTGAGCAGCGCGGTCACGCCCCTGCGCGCGACCGGGTCGCCGAAGCGGATCTCGGCCATGCCCGCGGCGTCGGCGTCGTTGAGCATCGCGACCTGGTCGACGCCGCGGCCGAGCCGCTTGGCGAACAGCGCGTCGGCGTCCGTGCCGATCCACTGCTTGTCGATGTTGGCCGCGGTGTGCGCGACGCCCTTCTTGACGACGGCGGGGAGCGTCACGCCGACCGGGCCGTCCCAGCCCGCCTGCGTGACGATGTCGTGCACGACGTCCGCCACCGCCGACGGCGTGGACGGCTTCGGCGTCTCGATCCGGATCCGGTCGCCGATGAGCTGGCCCTTTTCCAGGTCGACCAAGGCGCCCTTGATCCCGCTGCCGCCGATGTCGATGCCGAAACCTCGGCGGGTCGCCTCCACCACGGACGTGGTCCCTTCTCGCACGATTCAGAAGCCTGCCTCGGAGACTTTAACCGGATGTGGTGACATGTCGGACGTGGGAGTTGACGAGTCGTTGCTGAAAAGCGTCGCGGAGCAGGTCGCGACGGAGGCCGCCGAGCTGGTCCGCGAGGCCTGGGCGGGGATGGCGGACGGCCGTTCGGTGGCCGTGGGCACCAAGTCCGCGGACACCGACGTGGTGACCGCGGTCGACCACGAGTCCGAACGCCTGGTGCGCGCCCGGCTGGCTTCGCTGCGCCC is a window from the Amycolatopsis sp. cg9 genome containing:
- a CDS encoding RNA polymerase sigma factor; this translates as MAAARTATRGGTKTATAAGEPAEEAATGTAKPAARKTTTAKKAPAKKAPAKKAVTKGAKTEDGDPDGPGELDEAELDSPDLSDLEEVEVDVVDETVNDEPDAAAADDDDDEEDDEETPAQRRRGAAADKAAAKSSDNPDFVWDEEESEALRQARKDAELTASADSVRAYLKQIGKVALLNAEEEVELAKRIEAGLYAAERVRTAEEEGEKLVTQMRRDLKWIVRDGERAKNHLLEANLRLVVSLAKRYTGRGMAFLDLIQEGNLGLIRAVEKFDYTKGYKFSTYATWWIRQAITRAMADQARTIRIPVHMVEVINKLGRIQRELLQDLGREPTPEELAKEMDISPEKVLEIQQYAREPISLDQTIGDEGDSQLGDFIEDSEAVVAVDAVSFTLLQDQLQSVLQTLSEREAGVVRLRFGLTDGQPRTLDEIGQVYGVTRERIRQIESKTMSKLRHPSRSQVLRDYLD
- the ppgK gene encoding polyphosphate--glucose phosphotransferase, whose translation is MVEATRRGFGIDIGGSGIKGALVDLEKGQLIGDRIRIETPKPSTPSAVADVVHDIVTQAGWDGPVGVTLPAVVKKGVAHTAANIDKQWIGTDADALFAKRLGRGVDQVAMLNDADAAGMAEIRFGDPVARRGVTALLTFGTGIGSAVFQDGKLVPNTEFGHLEIDGHDAEKRAAASVKDNEGLSYPEWAKRVHRYLTVLENLIWPDLFIVGGGVSKKAEKWVPLLDIRTPVLVATLQNNAGIVGAAAAAAEGIQH